AGTGTCAAAGAGTTTGATTTTTGGAAAGGGATCATCGTGGCAACCATTTCAGGCGTGCTGAGTGCGTGTTTTAACTTTGGTATTGAAGCCGGAAAAGTAATGGCCGAAGCGGCGTTGGTCAACGGCAGTAATCCTTTATTCCAGAACAATGTCATTTTTGTGCCGCTGTTGTGGGGTGGTCTTACGACCAACTTTATCTGGTGTATGATCCTAAATACGCGCAACCGGACTTTCAGCGATTATACCAACGCCAAAGCACCGCTCAAAACCAATTATATCTTCTCAGCCATTGCCGGTACTACGTGGTTTTTACAGTTCTTTTTCTACGGCATGGGCGAAAGTAAGCTCGGAAACGGGGCCAGCTCATGGATTCTGCACATGGCCTGTATCATCATTGTGTCCAACGTTTGGGGGATTTACTTCAAAGAATGGAAGGGTGTTTCTTCAACAACGTACCGCACCATCATTCTGGGCATTGCCACCGTTATTTTATCGGTCTTTATTGTAGGAATCGGGAATTATTGGTAAATCGGAATAGGTTGGATGATAGACATTGGATGTTGGACAATGGATCAATCCAAAGTCTAAAGTCTATCGTCCAAAGTCCAATGTCTCCCTTTATCGTTCGGGTTTGTAATCGCCTACGTTGATGATTTTTTCGCAAAAATCGTATTCGGCCGGGACGTTGGAGCAAAGTAATACCAATTGATCGGAGGCTAAACGCTGCACTTCTTCGCGGTACCATGCCGACCATTTGGCGTCAAGGTTGGAGGTTGGCTCGTCCAGCATCACTACGGGTACATTGGAATAAAACGCCAGTGCCAATTTAAGACGTTGTTTCATTCCCGAAGAAAAGTACTTAATGGCTTTGTCTTTGGAGGAGTCCAACTCAAGACGTTGAAGGATTTCATCATGGGTAATTCCCGCCTTGAAAGGCTTAAAACCTGCGTGGAAATTCAGCAGTTCGATCAGGCTGAATTCTTCGATCAGCTCCAGATAAGGGGCCGCGAGAACGATTTGACGGTACCAATCGTCTTCGTCGAGCGCTTTTTTGGATAATTGGTACGTTATTTTTCCTTCGGTCAGGGGCATCACGCCCGAAATGACCTGTAACAAGGTAGATTTTCCGCTGCCGTTGGGGCCTACAAACGTATAGCTGTTTCCGACGTTAAGCTCAAGGGTGAAATTTCTAAAAATCCATTCGCGGTTAAAACGCTTGCCCAGTCCGTCAATGATAATTTGCATACTTCACTTTGTCAAAAGCAGGGAGTTTAAAAACCGACGTTTAAACTCCCTGCTGAAATTTCGACAAAGGTATCAACTAAAGTTTTGCTTCGGTCCACCATTGCTTAAATAACACCAAATCTTTTTTCATCGCCGTCAGCAATTCCTGCGAGCTGATGCTGAGTTTTTTAGCGCCGTTTTCGGCCCCGCCCAGCGGATATTCGTAGTGCATCGTGATGGGGAGTTGGAGATTATACTGCTTCAGCAATTCCATGTATTTGGGCCAATTCACCACGCCTTCACCCAAAGGACAGCCCTCTTTACCCCACTTTCCGTTTTTCTTCGTCCAAAAGAAATCTTTGACGGCAATGGATTTGATATGCGGAGCAATGAGCCGCAGGCCCGTTTCCCACGAGCCGCCCGCTTCGGCGGTGGCGTGATTGATGTCGTACTGACAGCCTATGGCGTTGGATTTAATGGTTTGAAACTGTTGGTATACATCCCAGATCGGTGCGCCGTGGTAGTTGCCCGAATGGTTTTGATAATGCCCAACCATGCCGTATTTTTCGTTCAGTGCCGCCACGGCCTTCATCCGCTGTCCAAAGGCCGCGCTTTGCGTTGCGATGTCCTGCTTCATATTGTAAGGATACCAACCCATGCGGTAATGCTTAATGCCGAGTGATTGCGCCGTTTTCAGAATGCGTTCGCTTTGGGCGTCAGCGTCCAAAATAGCCGTTACCATCATGGGCAGTGCCAGACCATGCTTTTTGAAAGCGGCCACGGCTTTGGGCAGATCCTCTTCCACGCGCTCAGGCAACACATGCCCACCCGGACGCACCGTCAGGTCAATGCCGTTGAAGCCAAGCCCTGCAATGGTTTCGGCGAGCGGGTCGTAGCCTTCGATCCATTGGAACATTTTGGAAAACACGAAGAGTTGGGGGGTGCTTGCTGCGACGGACGGCTTGGCCTGTAAGGTAAACGCCGCACTGCCGGCGAGGGTGGTCCCGATAAATTCACGACGGTTCATAAGGGTAGTACCTGTTTTTGGGTGATGTTAATATAAAGACCGATTAACCGAAAATCTTCTTAGCGTAACTGACATTTTGCGGGTACGTTTCATCTACGCTTTTGCCTTTAGGCTGCGACCACTCGATTTGCGCCCAGCCTTTATAGCCCGATTCGTCGAGCAGGCCTTTGATACGCGGCCAATCCATGGTGCCCTGTCCAAGCAGAAACTCGTTGTCTTTCAGGTGAATTTCGCAAATCAATTTACGCTTGCCCAGCATCGGAATCTCTTTGTAAATATCGTAGCCGGCATCTGCCGAATTGCGCGGATCGTAGTAGACCTGAAGGTTGGAGGAGCCAACGGCTTCAATGATCTCAATGTGCTCTTCCGCGCTCAAATACGATTCGATTCCTAAGATAATGCCCTGTTTTTCCGCTTTGGGGGCTAGTTGCTTCAAGCGTTCGGTGACCACTTTTTTGCCGGCGTCGTCTTTCCGCAGATCACCTTTTCCAAAGAAAGCCAGCAAAATGACGTTGGTACCCAGCGCTTTGGCCGCATCAATGCTTTCACTGACCCATTCCACCGTCTTTGCTTCGGATTTGAGTGGTACTTCGTTCAGCATTCCAATGGCCAAGCTGGCAATTTTGACCCCTGTACGCTTGGAGGCGGCAAGGATGGCCTGTCGGTTTTCCGGGCGCGACAGGTAGTTAAGGTCGGTTTTGGAGTTATAGCTTACCTGTACGCCTTCCAAACCTATTTTTTTGGCGTAATTAAACGCTTCAGGATTGCAGTTGAGGTGTAACGACCAGTCACAGGCACCGATTTGGTAATTGCTGCGATTTGTCATGCTGAAAGAATCTTGTGTACTTGCCAGCGCAGCGGTCAATACTGAAAGCTGTGAAATGGCTTCGCGACGGTTCATAGCATCAAACAGTTAGTGAAACACTCATTTCTGATAAAACGAGCGTTTGTTGGAAAAATACTGTTAAAGGGCTATTTTTACTTTAAAATCTCCTGCTGTATATTTTTCCAATCTAACCGTTCACTGATTGACAACATCAATTTTATTTTGACCGTTAGAATGACAGGATTAGGTGTGTGCCCATGAACCAACGAACCGCTACTAATTTTTTTGATACAAAAATTGAGTTTTTGAAAGGCGTAGGCCCCCAACGGGCGGCTACGCTCAACAAAGAACTCAATATCTTTACCTACGGTGACCTGATCCAATACTACCCGTTTCGGCACGAAGACCGCAGTCGTTTTCATCGGATCAATGAGCTGACGGAAGAATTGACAGCGGTGCAGCTCAAAGGCCGCATTCGGAGCATGGTAGTAGTAGGAGAGGGCTATAAACGCCGTCTGACCGTTGAGTTTACCGACGGCACGGGCGTAGTGGAATTTGTGTATTTCCAAAGCATCGACTGGCACCTCAAGCATTTTAAAGAAGGCGGTGAGTACATTGCGTACGGAAAACCTCAGCGCTACGGGCAGCGTTTCAATTTCAGTCATCCCGAAATTGAGACCATTAACCCCGAAAATGAAAACGGTGGGTATTTTCAGCCGGTCTATAATCTGACCGAAACTCTTCGCAAAAAACACCTCGACAGTCGCTTTCTGAGTAAAATAATGCGGACGTTGCTGGAACTGTCTACGCCGCATTTTAAGGAAACATTGCCCGAAGAATTGGTGCGCAAATTCAGGCTGTTCTCCAAAACCGATGCCATGTGGAATATCCACCTGCCCGAGAGCGAAGCGGCATTGAATCAGGCCTTGCGGCGGCTCAAGTTTGAGGAACTGTTCTACAATCAGTTACGGTTGATCAAAAATAAAATTCTTCACAAGACGGAGTACCCGGGGCAGATTTTTACGAATCTCGATCTGGTGAAGCAGTTTTATACGGAAGGGAGTATGCCTTTTGAATTGACCAATGCCCAAAAGCGAGTGCTGCGTGAAATCCACGATGACCTCAAAACGGGGAAACACATGAACCGCCTGTTGCAGGGCGACGTGGGCAGCGGCAAAACCATCGTGGCGTTTATTGCCATGCTGATGGCTATCGGCAACGGCGCACAGGCCTGTATCATGGCCCCCACCGAAATTCTGGCCGACCAGCACTATCGGGGATTGAAAGGTTTTGCCGAAGCCCTTGGCCTCAAAATCGCGCTACTGACGGGCTCTACCACCAAAAAAGGGCGCAAGTTGATTTTCCCCG
Above is a window of Runella slithyformis DSM 19594 DNA encoding:
- the rhaT gene encoding L-rhamnose/proton symporter RhaT, which codes for MQVLFGVIYHFIGGFASGSFYIPYKKVRDWSWESYWIVGGLFSWLLAPFIAAYLTVPNFMDIIRNTDSTTLFWTYVLGVLWGIGGLTFGLTMRYLGMSLGMAIVLGFCSAFGALIPPIYRDLFTNDTKGTFSGMLGSTGGQIVLLGVAVCLAGIYICGKAGVMKENELSDAEKKESVKEFDFWKGIIVATISGVLSACFNFGIEAGKVMAEAALVNGSNPLFQNNVIFVPLLWGGLTTNFIWCMILNTRNRTFSDYTNAKAPLKTNYIFSAIAGTTWFLQFFFYGMGESKLGNGASSWILHMACIIIVSNVWGIYFKEWKGVSSTTYRTIILGIATVILSVFIVGIGNYW
- a CDS encoding ABC transporter ATP-binding protein; translated protein: MQIIIDGLGKRFNREWIFRNFTLELNVGNSYTFVGPNGSGKSTLLQVISGVMPLTEGKITYQLSKKALDEDDWYRQIVLAAPYLELIEEFSLIELLNFHAGFKPFKAGITHDEILQRLELDSSKDKAIKYFSSGMKQRLKLALAFYSNVPVVMLDEPTSNLDAKWSAWYREEVQRLASDQLVLLCSNVPAEYDFCEKIINVGDYKPER
- a CDS encoding sugar phosphate isomerase/epimerase family protein; protein product: MNRREFIGTTLAGSAAFTLQAKPSVAASTPQLFVFSKMFQWIEGYDPLAETIAGLGFNGIDLTVRPGGHVLPERVEEDLPKAVAAFKKHGLALPMMVTAILDADAQSERILKTAQSLGIKHYRMGWYPYNMKQDIATQSAAFGQRMKAVAALNEKYGMVGHYQNHSGNYHGAPIWDVYQQFQTIKSNAIGCQYDINHATAEAGGSWETGLRLIAPHIKSIAVKDFFWTKKNGKWGKEGCPLGEGVVNWPKYMELLKQYNLQLPITMHYEYPLGGAENGAKKLSISSQELLTAMKKDLVLFKQWWTEAKL
- a CDS encoding sugar phosphate isomerase/epimerase family protein, whose protein sequence is MNRREAISQLSVLTAALASTQDSFSMTNRSNYQIGACDWSLHLNCNPEAFNYAKKIGLEGVQVSYNSKTDLNYLSRPENRQAILAASKRTGVKIASLAIGMLNEVPLKSEAKTVEWVSESIDAAKALGTNVILLAFFGKGDLRKDDAGKKVVTERLKQLAPKAEKQGIILGIESYLSAEEHIEIIEAVGSSNLQVYYDPRNSADAGYDIYKEIPMLGKRKLICEIHLKDNEFLLGQGTMDWPRIKGLLDESGYKGWAQIEWSQPKGKSVDETYPQNVSYAKKIFG
- the recG gene encoding ATP-dependent DNA helicase RecG, producing MNQRTATNFFDTKIEFLKGVGPQRAATLNKELNIFTYGDLIQYYPFRHEDRSRFHRINELTEELTAVQLKGRIRSMVVVGEGYKRRLTVEFTDGTGVVEFVYFQSIDWHLKHFKEGGEYIAYGKPQRYGQRFNFSHPEIETINPENENGGYFQPVYNLTETLRKKHLDSRFLSKIMRTLLELSTPHFKETLPEELVRKFRLFSKTDAMWNIHLPESEAALNQALRRLKFEELFYNQLRLIKNKILHKTEYPGQIFTNLDLVKQFYTEGSMPFELTNAQKRVLREIHDDLKTGKHMNRLLQGDVGSGKTIVAFIAMLMAIGNGAQACIMAPTEILADQHYRGLKGFAEALGLKIALLTGSTTKKGRKLIFPDLADGNIHIIVGTHALLEDPVQFKNLGLCIIDEQHRFGVAQRAKLWAKNPTIPPHILVMTATPIPRTLAMTLYGDLDVSIIDELPAGRKPIKTVHRYDQHRLNVFSFLRDEIKKGRQVYMVYPLIEESEKLDYKDLMDGFESVSRAFPEYHVSIVHGKMLAYEKDDEMQRFVRGETQIMVATTVIEVGVNVPNASVMVVESAERFGLSQLHQLRGRVGRGAEQSYCVLMTGVKLSKDTRLRIETLCRTNNGFEIADVDLKLRGPGDLAGTQQSGLLDLLIADLAKDGEILKAARAAAENILNEDPTFILPKNEPIRSHVDSLRKESTNWSRIS